Below is a genomic region from Cellulomonas sp. P24.
CATCGTGGTCGGCGCCCTCGTCGGGATCGCGCTCGGCTCGCTCCTCGCCGCCGTCGCGTCGGTGGGGCTGCTGCAGAACCAGACGCCCGCGATCGTGATGAGCGCGATCGGGCTCGGCGGCTTCGGAGGGCTGGCCGGTGCGGGGATCGCCGTCTGGGTCGACCACCG
It encodes:
- a CDS encoding histidine kinase, encoding MTSSPSPDPTRGPATPPSEAELRRIARPATVRRAPRFRAFIVVGALVGIALGSLLAAVASVGLLQNQTPAIVMSAIGLGGFGGLAGAGIAVWVDHRSSARRPKA